ataataaaaatgaataataataataataataataataataataataataataataacaataataataacaataataataataataataataataataataataataataataataataataatgataataataataataacaataacaataataacagtaacaaaatccGGCAACATCCGGACATGTGGAGTGCCGGATTTTTTATGATTACATAAGCTGCATATATTCAATAGTCCTTTAAAGAAAGGAAATCAAACGCTAAATAAAGATCAAGTGAAAGTTTAATGTTCACCaactaaataaaagtttttttatttccacTTCATCTGCTATTGACGATGTTTACGTTTTGCACCATATCTTTTCTCTGCTGAACCTATCTTGTGGCTAAACAATTAGCAAAGAAACTATAAAATGATCTGGAAAGAGCCGGAATGTCTGTTAGTACGAGCAAGCAAGACCCAACAGCTGAAGTTTAAAAATGTGCTCCAAAATCAAAGCCGGATATCTGAAGGGACCGGATTATCGGTGGCCGgaaatttgtatgtttttttttttttattattattttattattattattatcattatttgtagtgaatttcctctggcttcaggcgggtcaccccgcaggctttcgggccgcctgttcccccgacgctacgaatctgtataggaactctacggactccttcgcccaaTTTTTCTCATTGGTCCGTggtctacatctacatctacactatttctactgcacgtaacactacttatacactacttaccttatgttctatacttacTTTGCCTTATTCTTACCTTTTGCCTTCGACTAATTAACCTTTAGTTTtgcttctctctcgtttttctctttgtgttttcccgttttccctcggggatcccttctttcactttttcgtactttcctgtcttttatttattttatatgcccATTTTTGAatggttttattattctttttattctatgtatttttaaacttgtttcaaACTCATCATGCACTATGTAAAGATTAAATGCACTGTATTATGGGTAAAAACAttaccaagcgcgggaagccccagtataaaaggtcaaggcAGGTCGGTCAGAGGAGAGAgactttttatcttggtgacagaccgtttgtatttttatctggctgactggtgcttctcgtgctgtggcgggttgtcTCTATTGTTCCAAGTaaatgtatggtgtgttgtcttgtttattagttatgttcgaaagatttgtgcgtaataaatgcataatatggatgctcttttttgtGTTGCCTCTTTAGTCAGCCAGGgatgttattttattctttttattgtgactacgggatcactttcaaatcaaacgagagtcatcctcaaaatacgccaaacccacatggacattacctgtagttgctaccaaaccaacatctcaaACTCTGcggagtttgatttatccactaattttttttttcttttttttttttgctaaagttCATTTTCAGCGGATGGCTGAAATTGTAACACTACTCAAACAAGGGAAATAAGCCATCACAAGTTTCTGCTTGCGTGTGAGTGAGGAAAGGTATACTTGTGTATGTACCCAAATACATGTATGATTTGTATTTGCGGAATCTGAATGAgagataataaaatgtaatagccGTTCCCTAATACACTGAAAGGGGTTCTGTTTTATTTCActgagaaacttttttttaaggtaCACTGCTGTTGAAAGTATTTATTAGAATCACGATCTGACttaataaaagtaattacatAACTTTTATTTACTCCTTGAGATGTATAAATGTTCATTCCCCCGGTTTTGAATATCACAAataatccttttctttctcattcaaaCATGGACCTGGAATTTGCTGTActtcatcataatcaatatctgTATCTCGAATCCCtgctttattttataattaacaaACTAACCCTTTGTAAATTGTGATCTATTCCTATTATTTGAAAAGCAGTTTTGTCAGTCGGTTCAAGACAACAAAACACAGgtacagaaagaggagagaaaacaacCGAAACTCATTAAATCCTTTATTAAAATGACAAGGGTGTCCTCATATCGTGTCAAATTTCGTTGCCAATTTTGATTATCTCCGTAATTTTCTTTGATTAGTGAGGTCACGATTTAtcagaataatatatttttgttggccGAAAGAGATTTTGTGTATCTATTAATTCCctagagacagatagaaaataattttacttgtattgatttctttttttggggtgggaaaaTTTTGGATGTCGATGCAGCGGAAGATGCAGTATAGTTATTAAAACTTTATAGCAGGTAATAACACAAGGTCCTTCTGGTCAGCTGGCAGCCAGATCTAAAATTTAACAATGGAACTATCTTTAAAGGAAATTTCACAGCAAAACGACACAGAATCAAGGCTTACTAATATTCTGTTTTGGAATGGTTAAAGGAAtgaatagttaaataaataaataaatatattagatatattaaaatcaaaattccAGTTAATGACATGAATATGAAATAACCGAAGATAAACAGGCAAAAAAACTGTCATTGATAAAGTTATCATATAGTCATGAGGTCATTCATTACCTACTAAATACGCTGCCCCCGAGGCCTTTCAGGGAGGTGTCAAGAAGACATGTTCTGTAAAAAAGTTGTTGAAAAATACGTAAGAAATAAGTGGgtcttaaagaaaataaatgaaataataactattGACCATGCatttttcatacctttttcttCAAGTTCCAAAATGGGAATTATTCCagcattaaaaaaaggaaagacaaaagacTCGACAGAAAAACAATTTATGATGATAAGTTCTGAGAGGATTTGTTTTTTCTACTGTCATTCGATAACCAGTGCCGCCACAGCAACGGCAATAACAACCTGATAACAAAAAGAACTAGgtaagaactataaaaaaaaaaaaattatatctcacCAAAGGATGACTTCACACTTTCGACGGAAGCTAAATTGCCACTCGAAATGAAGCCTGAAAGTCATGAAAGAAGGGATATTAATTTCAGAACAACACATTTcctttgtgtaaatgtaaacacatacatgcacactgacatataaacatacatacttatatatatatatatatatatatatatatataatatatattataatataatatataatatataatataatatatagatatatatacaaatatataatgaatatgtgtatgtacataaagtgatagtataatatatatatagatatatatataatatagatatatatatatatatatatataattatatatataatgttgtgtgtggtgtgtgtgtgtgtgtgtgtgtgggtgtggtgtgtgtgtgtggtggggggtgttgttgtgtgtggtttgtgtgtgtatgtgtaggtatatttATGTAGACATGTAAGTGTATACATAGtttggcatacacacacatacacacatacacacacacacacacacacacacacacacacacacacacaccaccacacacacacacacacacacacacacacacacacatatatatatatatatatatatatatatatatagatatatatagatataatatatgtatatatatatatatatgtatatatatatatgcaacattaatatatatatagatatatatatatagatagataaaatatatatataatatattttaaataaatatatatataatataatatatatataaaatatatatatatagatatagaatatatatatatatatgtatatatacatatatatttacacacacacatactcacacacacacacacacacacacacacactcacacacacacacacacaacacacacacacacacacacacacacacacacacattatatatatatatatatatatatatattatattatatatatatatatatataatattatatatataaatattttatatatatataaatatatatatatattataaaattttatatatatatatatatatatatagatatatatatatataatatatattttatatatataataaaattatatattatcagtttgcacagtatctgtgtgtgtgatcgaGCCTGTGCATTCAAATTTGTCCCTCACCTCCAAACGACGATTGAAAAGGCACTGTTTCATTCGGCATTTTACAGTAGCATTTGCGTCCATCCTGGATTGTTGTCTGAATTGTCCATCCGGGTTTCTGCAAACATCAACGCTTActgaattcccccaaatttttctccatttcaaataaatgttaaaaagattaaaaacatgTCTTCTCTCGTATTTgtaattccttttaaaaattgaACAAGTGATGTTAATAAGATGATCCACACGGCGCTATACTTATATATCAAAGGACACTTTGGACATTCCTTCCCCTGAATCTTATTTTTCTGTCCCAGAAGACACCGTGAGAGTAATTAGTCCCTTTTCGTCGCTTCATACTCACCAGATTCGAAGCCCAGCTATCGTACTTCTGTTGCCAGGTCTCCGCCATTGCTGCGACCACCAAACACGCCTGCAGAATGAGCATCAACCTGCGCAACAGGGATCGGTTATTGGATTCAGCCCTTCCACAAAGGCCTAATTCGAAGTATCTATTTTCACGGGAAAAATCGTGGTTGTTTCTTCCGTTTTATGAGAAGAGTTAAGAGGTGTGGGTTTAAAGGATATTCTAaaagtaatagcgataataagtCCAGATATAAGAAATTCGATTAAGCATTAAGGAAATTCGAGTCGTGAGCAACAGTGATTTGGGAATATCTGTAGCAAATCCAAAAGTGTAAGTTATTATTTCCCATGAAGTAGAACTGATCTGCTATCTATGTTTTTATCTCAGCTCTATGTTGGGGAGggaattgtgcgtgtgtgtttgagtgtgtgtgtgtgagtgtgtgagtgtgtgtgtgtgtgtgtgtgtgtgtgtgtgtgtgtgtgtgtgtgtgtgtgtgtttatgtctgtatctaCTATCTGAGTATGCATTTCTCTAAAAGAGTAGAGCCTAATATAATTGTTTAACTTGTATCTCCTTGTTATATAACTATCAAAACAGTCATtggatattaattattatctgaagcatattttcacttttcactGAACTGAATTCTGAAATTATTCTTAATAAGGAAGTGGtcatatatgtctaatatatgttttatctgtCGTGTAGCCATGCATTTTACTCTATCAGTTAATCATTCTTTCAGTGTATTCGTCAGCATTTACCTGGCCATATATACCATCACATACTCTTTATTCCTATAGAAAGAataagagcgagagcgaaagagggacagatatgtatacatgtgtgtgtgtggagggggcatataaatatatatatatatatctatatatatatatatatatatattttatatattatatatatataatattaatatatagtagagagagaggagagagagagagagagagagagagagagagaaagagagagagagagagaaagagagaaggtgaaggcaatggcaaaccaccgctctaaattgccaagaaaaaaatcatggaaatccgtgatcggcaacgtccttgtgggacagggcacttgaaaaaaaaaaaaaaaaaaaaaaaaaaaaaaaaaaaaaaaaaaaaaaatatatatactatatatatatgtatatatatatatatatatatatatatatataatatatattatatatatatgtgtgtgtgtgtgtgtgtgtgtgtgtgtgtgtgtgtgtgtgtgtgtgtgtgtgtgtatgtgtgtacatatatatatatatataatatatataatatattatatatatatatatatatatatattatatatatatatatatatatatatatatacacacacacgcacacacacacacacacacacaacacacacacacacacacacacacatatatatatagatagatagatagatagatagatagatagatagatagatagatagatagatagatagatagatagatagatatatgtgtgtgtgttgtgtgtgtggtgtgtgtgtggtgtgtgtgtgtgtgtgtgtgtgtgtgtgtgtgtgtgtgtgtgtgtgcgtttgtgtgtgcatgttaatatatatatatatatatatatatatatatatatatatatatatatatatatattatatatatatatatatatatatatatattatatatatatatatatatatatatacatatatacatatatatgtgtgtgtgtataattatatatatatatatatatatatatatttatatatatagatatagatatagattagatatatatatatatatatatatatatatatattatatattatatatatatatatatatatatacatgtgtgtggtgtgtgtgtgtgttgtgtgtgtgtgtgttttcgtgcgtgtgtgttagtgtgtgtgtgtgtgtgtggtgtgtgtgtgatatatatatatatatatattatatatattatatatatatatattatatatatatatattatatatatatatatatatatatatacacatatatatatatatatatatatatatatatacatatatatatatatatttgaatttgaaaaagaaaacccaaacctTAATCTAACCTCATCACTAAATACCAGTTATTTGCCTGCAATAAACCAGAGCAAATGAAACGCCGGGCTAATGAGAGCCTGGTTTCTGCTCTTGCTTTATTACTACATTTCCAATTTACTGTGTAATGgttatatgatttttcttttcaaattagaAACACATGCTGATGAAATTTATGATGCCAAAAGActacaagaaaaaatatgattaataaacttttaatttttttatatatgtatatatacatatatatacatacatacatatatatatatatagcatatatattatatatagattaatatatatatatatatatatataatatctatatatataagctatatatatgtattttttttttttttttttttttttttttttttttttttttttttgtgtgtgtgtgtatgtgtggtgtgtgtgtgtgtgagtgtgtgcacgcgcttgtttgtgtgtgtgtgtgtgatctctttAAGTGATATGTGTTACTGCGAACTGAATAAGCAACTTTTAAAGCCGTTGCTGCACGTAATTAGATTTTAGAATTAATTACAGCTCTCAAGTCCAAGTGTAAGAGATAGCCATAacaatataagaagaaaaaaaaattaatgacgcTGTGAAATTTCATTTTAGAGTGGTCAGATTACCAGATTCAAAATTTTAGTGATCTTTTGTCATATTCCTCTTGCGTTCTCCTGAACAATTGTCTTATTCAAGTATAAGTTGGTGTGAACGAAATAAAATTGTGgcagcatgtatgtgtgttgtgtgtgtgtgtgtgtgtgtgtgtgtgttggtgttgtgtgtgtgtgtgtgggtgtgtgtgtgtgtgtgtgtgtgtggtgtgtgtgtgtgtgtgggtgtgtgtgtgttggggggttgcttgtgtgtgcgtgtgtgtgtgtgtgtgttgtggtgctctTACCATCACCCGCAACATGAGAACTGAATTCCCAACACAACCCCAGAATGCCTGCTACATCACACCCAAGCCAACAGCCACTAATTACTTCATCCTGGGCTCCCGCAGCGTCCCGACCCGAATCGACGGCGAACCCCGCCGTTGCCTTTAGTGAATGGGAAGGGACCTTAACCCAGCACTCTCCGTCCGCAAGTCGTTTCTTGGCTGCCTAACTAACGCGTCTCAAGCCGGTTCAATTGACCCAGGAAATATGAGCCAGTGCCGCTGTCACCGTCCCTGTATAGCTGTGATTAAGTGGCCACGTTCCTTGGTGCTCAAATACCCTTTCGGTGGGGGAATTGAATGACCTGTGACAGCTGTGATAGCCATTACAAGaagccatttattttttttttgttgcctgcCGAGTGATATCAAAGCCGAGGTTTACATTTTATAGAGATTATTCTAGAGCTCTATCCATCCGACTTTTGGGATAACATACGAGAACGGAACGGATTAATGGACAGTGATCGAGAGACCTGAAAACCCAACCCTGGCTTCGGAGATAATGTAATTATACTGCGTACATCACATACACagcaactacaacacacacacaccccacataccacacacaccacccaaaccacaccccacaccacagcacaccacacaacaccacaacctcacacacacacacacacacacacacacaatacaaaggaTCTACCGTTACACTACCTTTCTGTCTAGGGTTGATTTTgccttgattttattttctttcattctttctttttccttcgtctttatcttctttcttttctttcgttttgcttcatctttattttctcttttacatatAGGATTACTATTTCTAATCTTTAGCCTGCTGGCATAAACATCTTCTGATATTCATCAGCAAAGCAGGTCCTTCAAATTTTTAGATAATGCTTCCCGCCCCCATAAAAACATGATCTATTAGGATTATATTCTCACAGTGATTTAAacataatagaaatagaagaaatatgcaaatagaaGAATGTTTGCATTCTATggcatcactgttattttttcttcggtatttttgttattaaagacTATAATTCCTTTTGTACATTCTGTTTATTTtaccacactcccccccccaattCGCTGCTGTTGTTACCGTAGGTGTGAACAATACAGAGGCAAGGCCGAGGCAACACTTCCACCTCTATCTTTCAACACTACCTTCTCTTAGGCGACACAGTGCCCTGTCTGCTTTCTCTTTTTGGCACTTCTACAACGTAATTTAAAAAACGCCCTCGACCCAACTAATCTTACAcagtcttctcttcttccccttctcccgttCCTTTTCATCTCCAGTTTCTTTTattatccacttcctaaggtgtgagagacCTGTTTGAAAGATCCCAGTCTGACTCTTTAGCCAGTCATTAACGCCTAGGAGATACTTAGGCATCGGAATTCCCATTAGTTTAGCTAGCCTTATCCATTATAGGGGACCTGAGGGTAGACCATTTCTCTCGCCAATAGGCAGCCACTTTATAAAATAGACCACTGATTTTAACCACTGGATTCCTAACACTACACTCCTTTGACAGGATCCTGAACACTACTCTTCACCTCCTCAATATTTCTATAACTCATCCGTCACAAATCAATCCACCCAGTGcattactcaacctccaggaaACATTCCTCCCTCCTAACATCCTCTACTCcatctactaccccctcctcctgtATTACTACTCTTCAGCCTTATTATCTGTCTCTCCATAATACTACTCCATTCACACTCACCACTCTCTCTTCCACAAGGCCCCGTTCTTCTACGACCTCTATAAGATTTTAAAGTACCTCTTTACCCGCCAAAAAtgggatgttattttttttgatcCCTATAGAGACCCCCTGAATCTGATAACACTCTCCTCTTCCAACAGTGCCCcccaaaacaagtaggcaaaattTCCTTCTGCAGCCTTATCACAGTTACAACTGAATCCAAGGCTAAAGTAATATTCAACCGTGACTGACTTTCACTAGCAAACCTATTTGCCCCACCTCGTCCTCCCTCAATATCTATACCGACATTGTCTCCATCTCTGCCAACAAATTGCCTTTTTACGACAAGAATTGGTCTGATTgtgaagacttactcgcctgcctcgtgGACTTTGATGCAGCACCATTCCCCCTAAGCGGCTGCCGATAAGTTCCTCCACCAATACTGCCAAGATTACTTTTTCCATACACGTGACCCACCCCCCTAGAATGTTTTATATTGGCTGGAGATCCCTCcttgtccgaccatatcaacctccctcCGTCAATGTCAGAATTGTTGGCGTTTAAGCCgccctgccaaacactgccactCCACAGCctgatgccctctatgtgcccaacttgGTCATGAtaaatcaaactgctctgcacagccaCGCTCATGTGCCAGTTGTGGTGGTTCCCATGTATTTTATAGGAGttgccctacctacaagtttgagtgtgAGGAGGCAACTCTCAcattcaaacttggcctcactttacgCGAAGAACGTCGACGAGTTTTTTTTCCTACTCCCTACTCCAATACTGCCACACACCCTTCCTCTCAAGATGTTtctacagtcccccccccccatatctatTCTTCCTCCATCTTACGTTTCCAATtctgccccttcctcttccaatcAAATTCTTTTGCAATTCTAAATAcagacaccccaatctctaccactGCCCCAacacctacccctctccctccttgttcCACTCGTAGTACACAATTTAAATGTCCCGTCCCATCTTATACCACATCCTGTCCTCCACCTACCTCTTGTTCTACACCTCAAATgcctatctccttcccctcaaaagaaacctttgtttctcagccCTTCACTTCACTTCAGAAACTCTCAAACTAACTAATCATAGCCCGAGATAAAATGCCTATCTACATCTTCATCCTCTCGCATCTCCTATTCTTCATTCCCTCTATACTCAAAGTAACTGATATCCAAACTCCCTCTTTATACATTTGTtctccctacaccccttcctcccactccctctcaacACATCTCGTTTCCCCCCTGCTTCATCTctatcatcctcccttccttccccattatcccttccGAGTCCCCCTGGATTCACACGCGTGACCCTTTGTCACATCAGCCACCTTCCCTTGATCCTCTCCCTCCTGCCATATCTCCTGAActgaaccccctttccccttctgctAAATTCTATTTTTACCCTATATTACGGCACTCCTTGCAGAACCCAGACTTCTTCCTTTGGCAACTTTAACCTAATCACCCGTCTTAATCCCAGTCTTAGTCcattcactcaccctctctcctctcaccccttatCCCCATTTCAATGACATACTATTCTGAACTGCTATACGACTTTTGACGTGTAGCACATTTAATAATCAACTTACCTCTTTACCGTTTTCACTAATATACCTTTCGATAatgccatatgacctttgattatcacaattattttgcCTTGTAGCCGTTAACCATTCAgcattttatttggttttacaTGTCATCAATACAAAATAGTCCACAGATTAGCTCTGCGGATCTTCACTTGCGTTAATGCTTCTTTTAGCGATTTTAATCATCATATCCTACTTGACCTGAACTTGGTTGATGCTGAGAATGAAACTGAAACATTTAATTACCTAAACATTTACACAGTTTTAtgctaaacaaatatatattacatattatatacaaagaaCACTATGGGCCTTATCCTTTTGAGAATTGAAGTTCTCTTTAAGGTTAGAGAAATCCGGTCCTACATCCCTGTAGtctaattgtattatatattttggcgggaaaatacATTGTATCTTCGCTTTTGTACGTTTCCTCCCCCTTGTTGAAATGATTTGTTACTTATTGTGAGCAAAAAGTCTTTTCTTTTCGAATTTTTCATCTCTAGTAGAGTTTTGAgctttttgttagtttgtttatatCAATTACTGAATGGGACAGTAAAGAACCCCTAATATCATAAATGCCTCGGATTCCCGTTCTATGTTGTATCAGTTACTAAACATATTACAGCGCCACTGAAAAGTGATGTGGAATCCGCGTATCAGAATctctattacttttactactgtTATAGTGTTCTTTGAGTCTTCTATGACACCatatttcttatctatttgtttgtttagcgTTTCAGATATGAATACATACTCTTTTTCCGTATTATctcagtcagttttttttttttttttttgtcttccttcaaATGTGTTTCCGGAAATATCATTGAATGTTTGTTGATATTTGCAATGTCCTTTTGGTAGAGGTGGCAATTAAATTTGCGAAAACAATAACGCAAACAAATGCGAAAACAATAACGAGGGCCACAAAGATGAACAGTTTCAAAAGCTACAATAAGGAAATGAAACGTAGTGATTTTTTCAGAAACGTCTAGAGTAGCTATTATCAGCTGAACAAATAACCTAAGGGTTATTTTTTGGGCTCTAATTGCGGACCCTTGACTACTTCGAAATGTCATGATTCACTACatgtcttattattactatttttccctGCTAATATAATGCCTTTCATTCATGTGGCTGATTTCTTTGTTTAGAGAGAGGAGCCGCTTATTGAAAAATATTGACTCTCTTAAAAGAATGGATATCTATTGTCTTATTTCTTTGTGCAGCCGAGTTATCGTTTTTTATGATTCCATGTTAGTTGGAACTGATCTTTTCCTCCAGTGTTGCATCGGTGGTTCCACACTTATCTTTGGGAAAAGATAAGTGTATACCTTTGTTTGTTCCATAACATGTTTCTTGTTTGCTTCTTGCTAGTTAAACTCCTTTGTCTTTGTCAGTTTCCATGGCTCAGGTTAGGAGCAATTTCTTGGTTTCTTTTCGCCGCACATTTTCGTTCGTCGTCCCCACTGTTTGGggcttttattctgatttttcttAACAATACTGGGTAATCTTTGTCTCAGGCTTCCTTTTAGAATTTGCCTTTTCTTCCTGAATTTGTCAAGGGGAGAAACTAGATATGATGTTTCTTTTATTAACATGTCCTTTCCTTGTCTAGTCTTCACAATAAATCTCTTCTTAATCTTCGAGAGTGTAAACAAACACCTTTGTTTTAAATGCCTCATTTCTTCACCTATTCCCCTCGTGGCTATTCGTATGTTTTTTAGTCTATCATGTTTCAGAGAAGGAGGTTTGATTCAAGTGCGAGGCCTCAAGTTCCGATCTCTGTTCGTACACACAGGTCACGCGCACTGTACCAGCCCACTCGCCATTTCCCTGTTCCAAGGTATCTTT
The Penaeus monodon isolate SGIC_2016 chromosome 9, NSTDA_Pmon_1, whole genome shotgun sequence DNA segment above includes these coding regions:
- the LOC119576614 gene encoding uncharacterized protein LOC119576614, producing MARNNHDFSRENRYFELGLCGRAESNNRSLLRRLMLILQACLVVAAMAETWQQKYDSWASNLKPGWTIQTTIQDGRKCYCKMPNETVPFQSSFGGFISSGNLASVESVKSSFEHVFLTPP